A region of uncultured Desulfobacter sp. DNA encodes the following proteins:
- a CDS encoding prepilin-type N-terminal cleavage/methylation domain-containing protein: MLIKMRNNQKGFTLIELMIVVAIIGILAAIAIPQFASYRKRASNTKASSTATVVRNAEAALNQDLGYYGGTDMGTDLPNASGAGSGVIGGATVLIAASATTAGGCVTGTHPTTGAISAVGVGVPADVYVQATADAAGASYIITSEALKGNRAFGVDSDSDGVMYYVQNDAWVGVAPVIAVDGLNATEPPPLVSQDDIDGVAGGGATASPNWTRLE, from the coding sequence ATGCTTATTAAAATGAGAAACAACCAAAAAGGCTTTACGCTCATTGAGCTCATGATTGTTGTGGCCATCATCGGTATCCTTGCGGCCATTGCTATTCCGCAGTTTGCATCCTACAGAAAAAGGGCCTCAAACACCAAGGCGTCATCCACGGCCACCGTTGTTAGAAACGCTGAGGCGGCATTGAACCAGGATCTCGGATATTATGGCGGCACTGACATGGGGACGGATCTTCCCAATGCTAGCGGCGCTGGTTCAGGTGTCATTGGCGGCGCCACTGTACTCATTGCAGCATCAGCCACGACAGCAGGGGGCTGTGTAACCGGCACACATCCCACAACAGGTGCAATAAGCGCGGTGGGAGTTGGCGTGCCGGCGGACGTGTATGTACAAGCAACCGCCGATGCTGCCGGCGCCAGCTACATCATTACTTCAGAGGCCCTGAAGGGGAACAGGGCTTTTGGGGTTGATTCAGATTCCGATGGTGTGATGTACTATGTCCAGAACGATGCGTGGGTTGGTGTTGCTCCCGTAATTGCCGTCGACGGCCTCAACGCCACAGAACCGCCTCCCTTAGTATCGCAAGACGATATTGATGGGGTGGCAGGCGGCGGTGCTACGGCTAGTCCTAACTGGACAAGACTCGAATAG